Proteins encoded by one window of Roseofilum reptotaenium CS-1145:
- a CDS encoding NACHT domain-containing protein, which produces MMDVRSLLKLTIGGGCVLGSTVFPPLLAGEGIAWGVVLATTLASVAAGNTANAIDALTEGKDGDRVSLENEHLTRAVGKAIAAVITLAAQQHRGESRKNLEKIAAQAKDNWLRLAQQELTQVRYPQLREATLDQFLTPEEYQLTQEGNLTVPEWRTIFVKLDVMADPDGRFEIADPVKQEVAELLSATFPKALRETLKEDFHSDGKAFAGLTLQLLTGMKAELAQLQANPRGVNPEELAQILEQFQDLATQLRGNITQQQEFFRDVSCSIESGFAQVCQRLGVMETTITGLLQTLEERIEDLHQEVTEFRQEVRQGLAAMQYPSEERSLSTDEWQDMCRQMLERKTQLTSNTVLGQVYGNRNLIDEDLFVDLALVKPKRSQNEKYGQDIDPARGSDLFARQEETVEKRFAYREFLDEIIGKRTEKQIAIIGEPGAGKTTLLQKLAFWLLQQTDDLVIWVDLAELGIQPLGEYLEEKWLKEALGQSREEIRADWEQKFKGGAVWLLLDGLDEMSQTDQQALKFRGWVTDARIIVTCRLNLWQANPSQLQGFQTYLTQPFQDEQVQEFIRRWFPGLVESGEAVQLAESLWSELQAAGKERIKDLCRNPLRLTLLCSTWKVEDALPETMAELYAGFVEAMYAWKKKAFTVEKEEKKHLNAALGALAKASLEAETSRFRLTHRLVCEYFGELDEDSLVLRLGWLNEVGVAAENPREKVYAFYHATFQEYFAALAVEDWDYFLPKDHGDRPVEGKRYRIFEPQWKQVILLWLGRWDILDEQKKAFIEKLVNFNDGCGEWKFADINIGFYEYHAYCLAATGMTEFKDFKNSSLAGTMVEQIVKWAFGYFNEKTKQWQNYIDPLRRHSKYITLLELDPNQVFNCMRDLIDKNPGATWIFVENGYGYILKQIARIHRKNKVVEDISNDVLQILWRQAETPECEKEILDIVRCLVDLDPSNVNLTETVLDVIEKSYNGKKGQEAAEMLDKFSFSNHKDKVIEGLHHIVQKSESIYGRICAAYGLFIVDPMNLTSKSKELLNDIIYGIEQEKISLEKSLNYTRLNIWIYIESKKQAVTFAAYILGKVDPGNPKAISVLENRARLKDQVLARAYLGCIDPGNDLSLHLKKENSPQDDEQVLYSDLQEKNDLLSETIPVLVELLQTTDSRMIQHDASRCLRNHLTTNILREEAVSVLKAFPDVPINENQYAVFNDDSYYDLSCVQRYELFWNCAENLPYPDFYRAWHHPPTTPHPEVTEQTPHSSAQSFASPFTCESLQHLPIYCLKADILADETDTSEIASTLCQLIWDEAFPNEDYPKKVTKPSKLREHLKQLKLRQNLPKLAILITDCPPRDELIAFCRKLTNIVAIAWLTDAPLEAPLKGFPPNQIQLISAIEAWLEEM; this is translated from the coding sequence ATGATGGATGTCAGATCGCTCCTAAAATTAACCATTGGTGGCGGCTGTGTACTCGGCAGTACAGTATTTCCACCATTGCTGGCTGGGGAAGGGATTGCTTGGGGAGTCGTCTTGGCAACTACCTTAGCCAGTGTTGCAGCAGGGAATACGGCTAATGCGATCGATGCCTTAACAGAGGGAAAAGACGGCGATCGCGTATCCTTAGAAAATGAACATTTAACACGGGCAGTGGGAAAAGCCATAGCTGCCGTCATCACTCTCGCTGCCCAACAACACCGAGGCGAAAGCCGCAAAAATTTAGAAAAAATCGCCGCTCAAGCCAAAGACAATTGGCTCAGGCTTGCCCAACAGGAGCTAACCCAGGTTCGCTATCCGCAACTGAGAGAAGCCACACTCGACCAATTTCTCACTCCAGAAGAATACCAACTCACCCAAGAGGGCAACCTCACCGTCCCGGAATGGCGCACCATTTTTGTCAAACTGGATGTAATGGCCGATCCCGATGGACGCTTTGAAATAGCCGATCCAGTTAAGCAAGAGGTTGCCGAGTTATTGTCTGCAACCTTCCCAAAAGCCCTGCGAGAAACCCTCAAAGAAGATTTTCACAGCGATGGGAAAGCCTTTGCGGGGTTGACATTGCAGTTATTAACGGGGATGAAGGCTGAACTGGCACAACTACAAGCTAATCCAAGGGGCGTGAATCCGGAGGAGTTAGCCCAAATCCTAGAGCAGTTCCAGGACTTAGCAACCCAGTTAAGGGGGAACATCACTCAGCAACAGGAGTTTTTTAGGGACGTTTCCTGTAGTATTGAGTCGGGTTTTGCCCAAGTCTGTCAACGGTTGGGGGTGATGGAAACCACTATCACCGGATTGTTACAAACCCTAGAGGAACGCATAGAGGATTTGCATCAAGAAGTGACGGAATTTCGTCAAGAGGTGCGGCAGGGGTTGGCGGCGATGCAATATCCATCGGAGGAGCGATCGCTATCTACTGATGAATGGCAAGATATGTGCCGTCAGATGCTGGAACGGAAGACACAATTAACCAGCAATACGGTTTTAGGTCAGGTTTATGGGAATCGCAACTTAATTGATGAGGATTTATTTGTCGATTTGGCCCTGGTGAAACCGAAACGGAGTCAGAACGAAAAATACGGCCAAGATATTGACCCAGCAAGGGGTTCGGACTTGTTCGCTCGGCAAGAAGAAACAGTAGAGAAACGGTTTGCTTACCGAGAGTTTCTTGATGAAATTATTGGCAAACGCACGGAGAAACAGATTGCCATTATTGGAGAACCGGGAGCGGGGAAAACGACGTTACTTCAGAAATTAGCCTTTTGGTTATTACAACAAACCGACGATTTAGTGATTTGGGTGGACTTGGCAGAATTGGGCATTCAACCTCTGGGAGAGTATTTAGAGGAAAAATGGCTCAAAGAGGCGTTAGGGCAGTCTAGAGAGGAAATTAGAGCCGACTGGGAGCAGAAATTTAAGGGAGGTGCAGTCTGGTTGCTGTTGGATGGCTTGGATGAGATGAGCCAGACAGACCAACAGGCTTTGAAATTCCGAGGTTGGGTGACGGATGCTCGGATAATTGTTACCTGTCGCTTGAATTTGTGGCAAGCGAACCCCAGCCAGTTACAGGGGTTTCAAACCTATCTCACCCAACCGTTTCAGGATGAACAAGTGCAGGAGTTTATTCGCAGGTGGTTTCCGGGGTTGGTTGAGTCAGGAGAAGCTGTGCAGTTAGCAGAATCCTTGTGGTCAGAATTGCAAGCTGCGGGGAAGGAACGGATTAAAGATTTATGCCGCAATCCCCTGCGGTTAACCTTATTATGTTCGACTTGGAAGGTGGAGGATGCGCTACCGGAAACGATGGCGGAGTTGTATGCCGGTTTTGTGGAGGCGATGTATGCGTGGAAGAAAAAAGCATTTACTGTGGAAAAAGAGGAAAAAAAACATTTAAATGCAGCTTTGGGAGCATTGGCGAAGGCATCCCTAGAGGCAGAAACCAGCCGATTTCGGTTAACTCATCGGTTGGTGTGTGAATATTTTGGAGAACTCGACGAGGATTCCTTGGTATTACGGTTGGGTTGGTTGAATGAGGTGGGGGTGGCGGCGGAAAATCCCCGCGAAAAGGTTTATGCGTTTTATCATGCGACGTTTCAGGAGTATTTTGCAGCGTTGGCAGTGGAGGATTGGGATTATTTTTTACCCAAGGATCATGGCGATCGTCCCGTGGAGGGGAAGCGGTATCGGATTTTTGAACCGCAGTGGAAGCAGGTGATTTTGTTGTGGTTGGGGCGTTGGGATATTCTAGATGAGCAGAAGAAAGCTTTTATTGAGAAGTTGGTGAATTTTAATGATGGCTGTGGAGAGTGGAAGTTTGCAGATATCAATATAGGATTTTATGAATATCATGCATACTGTCTTGCTGCTACTGGAATGACCGAATTTAAGGATTTCAAGAATTCTTCTCTTGCCGGTACTATGGTAGAGCAGATAGTAAAATGGGCATTTGGTTATTTTAATGAGAAAACGAAACAATGGCAAAATTATATTGACCCCTTGCGGCGACATTCAAAATATATTACCCTACTTGAACTCGATCCTAACCAAGTTTTTAACTGTATGCGTGACTTGATTGACAAAAATCCAGGTGCTACGTGGATTTTTGTTGAAAATGGTTATGGTTATATTTTAAAGCAAATAGCACGAATCCATAGAAAGAATAAAGTAGTAGAGGATATTTCAAATGATGTGTTGCAAATTCTTTGGAGGCAGGCAGAAACTCCTGAGTGTGAGAAGGAAATACTAGATATTGTACGTTGTTTAGTAGATCTCGACCCAAGTAATGTAAATCTAACAGAAACTGTCTTAGACGTGATTGAAAAATCCTACAATGGAAAAAAAGGTCAAGAAGCGGCAGAAATGCTAGATAAATTTAGTTTTAGCAATCACAAAGATAAGGTTATTGAGGGCTTACATCATATAGTACAAAAATCTGAAAGTATCTATGGTCGTATATGTGCTGCCTACGGTTTATTTATAGTCGATCCAATGAATTTGACATCAAAATCAAAGGAGCTATTAAATGACATAATTTATGGGATAGAGCAGGAAAAAATTAGCTTAGAAAAATCACTAAACTATACGAGATTGAATATATGGATATATATAGAATCAAAAAAACAGGCAGTTACTTTTGCAGCCTATATATTGGGAAAAGTCGATCCAGGAAATCCCAAGGCTATTTCTGTATTGGAAAATAGAGCTAGATTGAAAGATCAAGTTTTGGCGAGAGCTTATTTAGGTTGTATTGACCCAGGAAATGATTTATCTCTTCATCTAAAAAAAGAAAACAGTCCTCAAGATGATGAACAGGTGCTTTATTCTGATTTACAGGAAAAAAATGATCTGCTATCTGAAACTATTCCAGTTTTAGTTGAGCTTCTTCAAACCACTGACAGTAGGATGATACAACACGATGCTAGTAGGTGTTTACGAAACCATCTCACTACTAATATCCTACGAGAAGAGGCAGTATCTGTTCTTAAAGCGTTTCCTGATGTTCCAATTAACGAAAATCAATATGCAGTCTTCAATGACGATTCCTATTACGATCTTAGCTGTGTTCAACGTTATGAACTTTTCTGGAACTGTGCTGAAAATCTTCCCTATCCCGACTTTTATCGTGCATGGCATCATCCCCCCACGACACCCCATCCCGAAGTCACGGAACAAACCCCCCATAGCAGCGCACAATCTTTCGCCTCTCCCTTCACCTGCGAATCCCTGCAACACCTGCCGATTTATTGCCTCAAAGCCGACATCCTCGCCGACGAAACAGATACCAGCGAAATCGCCTCAACCCTCTGCCAACTCATCTGGGACGAAGCCTTCCCTAATGAAGACTATCCCAAAAAAGTAACCAAACCGAGCAAACTGCGCGAACACCTGAAACAACTTAAACTGCGCCAAAATCTCCCCAAACTCGCCATCCTCATCACTGATTGCCCTCCCAGGGATGAACTCATCGCCTTTTGCCGCAAACTCACCAATATTGTCGCCATAGCCTGGTTAACCGACGCACCCCTAGAAGCGCCCTTAAAAGGCTTTCCCCCCAATCAAATTCAGTTGATATCAGCCATTGAAGCCTGGTTAGAGGAGATGTAA